The Ectothiorhodospiraceae bacterium BW-2 nucleotide sequence CCAAACCGCTTACTGTCAAGTTTACTCCAGGCAGACCTGATAGACATAAACACAGTAAAGATAAGCACGGAAAAGATAAATATCTTTATTACATTAAAGCTGAATCCTTCAATTCAGGCAGTACTGATGGAACACTCGTTTTTACCGGCTCCTCACCAACTAAACACATGGAGTTTATCTTTTTCAATCCAACACATTCAAAGATAACGCTCGAACAGAAAGTGATGAATGACTTTCTTGAAATTCATAAGGATAGAGAAAATTGGAAATATTGGAAAAAACATCCTGAAATTCCGGTTTTCTGCCTTGTTGATAAAAATAATCCGAATCGAATTGCATCACTCGGATTAGCACAGATGTATCAACTCCCTTTTGCTAACAGTACCCATGAATTAATCTCTCATACCAAACCAGAACATATCCATTTTGACGAAAATGAGTTCGATTTTGCTCAACTACTATTTGGTGTTGATGGGAAACTGAAAGGACGTATTGATTGCCTTACAGCTCCATTAGAAGGAACAGAACAATGGGCAACTCAACAACAAGGTGTGCTCTCTGCTCCCAAATCAAGTTATTACCCAAACTACCTGACTCAAACAAAACGTAACCCAAACAATAATCTCAAAACAGCGATGGATGAGGATGCGACTATTAGTGGCTGGAAGCGCTATCCTGTACGCGATAAAGAATCACCAGTTACACACTCACCGAATGGTAATCTCGACACTGAATCGAAATTTACCCCTTTAGCTAAAGGCTCAAACTTTAACGGCAAAATTGTGTTTCATAATCTACTTCCCATTGAATTAGGTGCTCTGTTTTGGGCACTCACATGGGGACAAGACCCCAAATTACGCCATTCTCTTGGTCTGGCTAAATCTTTCGGGTTTGGCCAATGTCGCATTACAATTAACAATGATAATTTAAGAATTAAGCCAAACCACCCACAGCACCAAACGCAATCAATTGAAAATTATATTCAATGTTTCATGGTTTACATGAATCATCAATTAAAAAAAACCACCTGGCAAGATAGTCCGCAAATTACCCATTTATTAGGTATGGCTGATCCAGCTAATGCCGTAAAGTTTGAACAGCATGCTTCACTTAGTCACATGGAATTAAAGGATTTTACCCAAAACAAAAAGGACAAAAAGTCGTTACCGGTTTATCCAACCACTGCATTACTGCATCAACCAGATATAGAGCTTGTAACTGAATGTAGCGACTATTTAACAAAAAAACGCGAAGTTCCGCCTGAAGAAGCCGTAGCGTTATGGATAGAAGAACAAATTCCCATCATTAAGTCAGAGACAAAAAACGACAGCGACCTGGAGGCAATACGCAGCGTCAATATGGCAAAAGCATGGTTATTGCTTGAAGGAGATATAAAATCCGATGTGCTCAAAAACCTTCAGGAACGGTGGGCACAGGCTAATACTAAACCTTCCAAAAAAGCTAGCCAAATATATAACTCAGGAACCTAAGATGGGCAAAGTCACCACCAACATTAAGCTACGCAATTTCAATGACACCACCGCTACACCACTGGAGCTAAACAATGTGATTGTCGATAGCGGCGCCACCCTGCTCTGCCTCTCACCGCGACTGATTCAGCAGCTCAATTTAACCCGCATCCATAGCGTCAAGGTCAACACCTCTATGGGCGTTGAGCAACTTAGTACCTATGGCGCGGTTGAGCTGGAGATCGAACAGCGTAAGGGAATCTTTGAAGTCATGGAGCTAAAGCATCCGAAAATCGAAGCACTGGTCGGCCAGATCCCGCTTGAGCGGCTCGATTTTTTAATCCACCCCGGTATTAACCGCCTGATTCCAAACCCGGAGCACGATAACCAGCTCATTTTGGATCAACTGGTGCTCGATCTCTGGTAATCCGCTATGCCTTCTTCCTCATTACGACCACCACCCCATCTGCGCTGGCACCGAATTACGGCAGAACTGGTTTGCAACCGGGCACGGGGTTCACAGCAGTCACTGCTATCGGTATTTGAAGCGATGATGAAGCAGACCAGTGGCCAGTTAGCGCGCCACTTCCACTGCTCTAAAGACCACCTGGCGACACAGCTTAAAATCATCTTCCGCCTGCCGCACCGCTATGCGCTTAAACATCTGCCGATTATGAATCAACACCATCGGTTAGAGATTCGCCTGTTCGGTTCGCGCGGGCTGGCAGAGCAGTGGTGCGAGCAGTTTTGCCACCTCTTTTATAGCGAGCAGGTTAATAACTACCACCTGCTACGACTGAGTGAACTGAATACACTGGCTCCTGATCGGCTCTCACTGCCTCATCTGCCCCACACTGAAGTGGCACTGGAGTTTTTTACCCCCTTCTTTCAGCGTAAGGGACAGCGGGAGCAGATCGATCTGCCGCTATTTATCACCACTCTCGAAAATCGCCTTGGGACTCTGTTTAATCAACCGTTTGATCTCTCCTCTGTAACTGAAGAGGTCTATCTTGTGCCCTGGTACTGGCGTTATGAAAAACACGAACGCCAACCCAAAAGCCAACCGGGACGACAGTATCTTAATGGTGCGGTAGGGCGACTCTACCTTAAAGGCAATCTACAACCCCTGTTGCGGTGGCTGGTATTGGCTGAAGAGGTACAGTTAGGCAGTAAACTGGGATTTGGGTTAGGCCATTTTGAGCTACAACCGCTATCCCCGCCCTACTTTGCTCCCACTCTATTTAACCCTGCCACTTTAAACCATATTACCCATGACGCCTTAGAGCGCTATGATGATGCTGCTGAAGCATTGGCAAAAATTGGCGATAACAACGAACAGGCACTGGTCGACACCTTACTGGAACAGATGCGGGATACTGACCATTTAGCTGAGCCTCACACCGCTTATCTGCTTGAACGCCCCGACCATTCCCCACGCCAAATTGAACGGCTTCATCTGCACGAATTAACGCTCCATCTCCACCTTAATCGTCTGCTGCAACCCATATTTAATAAGCTGTTTACCCCCGACTCTATCGGTTATCGTAAAGGCTATTCGCGTGAAACGGCCGCCAAACGGATCCATCAGGCGATTGAAGCGGGTTATCGCTTTGTGGTGAAAGCCGATATTCACGACTTTTTCCCCTCTATCGATCTAAACCGGCTCACTCTTTTATTAGAACGCCACATTCCGGCCGCTGATAGTGAGCTGCTACGATTACTGCAACGCGCACTGCATACCGGCTACCGTTTAGGGGGGATTATCCATGAACGCAGTAACGGTCTGGCACAGGGCAGTCCCCTCTCACCGTTGTTAGCTAATCTCTATTTAGATGAGTTTGATCGCGCTCTTTGTACCGCACACCCCACTATGCGTTTGATCCGTTATGCCGACGATTTTATCTGTTTAGTCAAAGAGGAGTTTCAGACCGAGCAGGTGCTAGCCAGTGCCGAAGCTATTTTGGCTGACATCGGCCTGACACTGGCACCGGAAAAGAGCGAAATTCACCCGATTCAGGCCGGATTTCGTTTCTTAGGCATCGATTTTGGGGCCGATACCAACGAAGAACCCCCTGCCCCGTTACTAAAAAAACCGCTCTATGTGACCACTCCTGGCTATTTTTTAGGTGTGACAGGGGATGTACTCGATATTCGTCATCAGGGGAAATTGGTCGAGTCGCTACCGCTACACCGTATCTCAGAGTTAATCGTGCTCACCCACGCCTCATTCTCAACCAGTATGGTGCGAAAATGTTCCGAGCTCAATATTCCTATCGCCTTAACCATGCAGTCGGGCTACCACACTCTGACCATTACCCCGGATTCGGGACGCTATCAACAGATCGCTTACCAACAGGCGATTAAGTACCATAACATGAGTGATATTGACAAACTGGCGCTGGCCAAATCGTTTGCCTGCGCTAAAATTGCGACTTACCGTTATCTGTTTCGCCAGCGCTATCGCACCGGGCTTAATGAGCTACTCGATAAACTGAGCGAGACTATCGGTTCTATTGAAGCTGCCGAAAGCGTCAATGCGGTGCGTGGTTACGAGGGCATTGCCGCTCGCGCCTGCTTTGCTGAATTAAATCACCATATCTCTAATCCGGAATTTCATATCACTAAACGGGAACGAAAAAATCCTGACCGAATTAATTCACTACTCAATTTTGGCTACTACCTACTCTTCTCCCGTATCAATTTAACGATAAAAGCGATGGGGCTTAACCCCTATCTCGGTTTTTTGCACGAGAGCGGTCAGCGTTATGAGACGCTAAGCTGCGATGTTGAGGAGCTATTTCGGGCGCGCGTAGATCGGTTGATTATTCGGCTCATTAACCTGAAGACGATTACCGAAGCCGATTTCTATGAGCGTGAAGGCGGCGGACTACGCTTAAGCCGAGAAGCAACACAACGCTTTGTCACTCACTTTGAACGGGAAATGGCGACTCCACCACGGGGAGGAGATGAGTCAATGGGTAAATTGATTCATGCTCAAGCCGTTGCGCTGCGTAGCTTTTTTACCGATGATAAACCACTGCTCTTTTTTACCTGGGGGTCGGGATGGCGATTGTGAAAAAATGGGTTGTTAATCTGCCGGCTACAGGGCTAAAATTAACCTCGATTCAGAACCCCCCACTATTCTCAGTCGGTTTGGCGGAAAATCGGGGAGGTTCTGAATTTGTGTTCCGTAACTTGTTGAGTGCAAAGGGCGCTCACAGGGGTAGGGCCGCGAGGCATATCCTTACCGGTAGGGGTTGGAACAATTTAATTTTGCGCACTAGGTTTTCCTTAGAGGGCCGCGAGGCATATCCTTACCGGTAGGGGTTGGAACACAGCTTGCCGCTCAAGCTCACGGAGCCGCTGAGCCGCGAGGCATATCCTTACCGGTAGGGGTTGGAACTTAGGAGTCGAGGAGCTCAGTATATGAGCTCGCCGCGAGGCATATCCTTACCGGTAGGGGTTGGAACAGTTTCCACTTACCGTTCTCTGCAGTTTTTATAGCCGCGAGGCATATCCTTACCGGTAGGGGTTGGAACTTTTAGGAAGTTCTAGTTTCATGTTTCTCTCCGCCGCGAGGCATATCCTTACCGGTAGGGGTTGGAACTACTACTCTGGATTCTTTATTATTGAATCCTATTGCCGCGAGGCATATCCTTACCGGTAGGGGTTGGAACGATGAGCAGTAGTTAGTACTGGCTTTTCGCCAAGCCGCGAGGCATATCCTTACCGGTAGGGGTTGGAACGATAACTCTGTATAAGCCACGCTGTTGTTGGCCGCGAGGCATATCCTTACCGGTAGGGGTTGGAACGTTGTGTTTGCTCGTTACAATACTGTAGCCCTTTTGCCGCGAGGCATATCCTTACCGGTAGGGGTTGGAACTCATCTACGTCACGGTAGTATCCCCCAACTGCCGCGAGGCATATCCTTACCGGTAGGGGTTGGAACCGTCTTGATCATCACCATCTTCAAGATCATCATGCCGCGAGGCATATCCTTACCGGTAGGGGTTGGAACGCTTAAATATAGTTTGCATCATCTTCAGCTATTGCCGCGAGGCATATCCTTACCGGTAGGGGTTGGAACGCTTTCTCAGTCAATTCCAGCCCCAGAATTTTGCCGCGAGGCATATCCTTACCGGTAGGGGTTGGAACGGTGTTATCTCTAATGGATTTTTCAGGTTCTACTGAGCCGCGAGGCATATCCTTACCGGTAGGGGTTGGAACGTATTGTTTTCTTTAGAGTAAGTCTGTCGATTTGCTGCGAGGCATATCCTTACCGGTAGGGGTTGGAACGGGTGTTTGTGTATAACCGTATTGTAACCTTACGCCACCATAGCGTAAAAAGCCCCGAAAAATTTGTTTCACTACTCCCCTGATGAACCACAGAGGAGAACAGAGATGCCGAACCCCACCCTAGCAGCCGTATCACAGGCCTTTAAAGATTGGCGGGAGAACCCAGAAAAGAGCGCGCGAAGCCGAATTCCCGAGGCGCTGCAACAACAAGCCGTAGCGTTAATAGGCCACTACCCGGTGAGCCACATACTCAAAGCGCTGCGCATCAATTACCGTCAACTCAGTAGCTGGAAGAAGAGCCGGGAGGAGAACGACACCATCCCGGGATTCATCGCGCTTGAGCCGTCAGAGCCGACTAGCGAACCTCTTTTGGCTCTCAAGTGGACGACCGAAACCACTACCGGCCGGCCATTGAGTGTGGAGGGCGAGTTATCACCGGAACAATGGCGGCAACTGCTTCCCCTGCTCAGTCAGATGGGAGCTAACTCATGATCTACCTCACAGAACAGACTCCGGTGATGATAGCGACAGCACCGGCTGATTTTCGCCGTGGCATCGACGGCTTTGTCGCGCTGTGCCAACACCAACTCGGCCAACAGCCGCGCTCGGGCACCGTGTTTGCCTTTATTAACCGCTCTAAAACGATGATTCGCCTGCTGGTCTATGAGAACAATGGCTACTGGCTGATGACCAAACGCCTCTCCAAAGGCAAATACCGGGGTTGGCCTCGCCCGGCAGAGCCGATAAGTGCGATTAAGGCACAACAACTACGCCAACTCCTCTCAAATTTGGTAAAATAGTGCCATGACAGAGTTTAAAACATTGAGTAAAACCGAGATTGAGGAGCTGATTGAGCGTGTTGAGAGAGCCATTGCAGAAGATTTGGCCCTCTCTAAAGCCGATATGCAGCTACTGTTGGGTGTTTTGTTAATGGTCACAGAGCTACAGATCTCATTGTCTCTGAAAGATGTCACGATACACAAATTGCGTAAACTGGCTGGGATAATCAGCAGCTCAGAGAAACACTCTGCGGTTATTCCTGATGGCGATGCGTCAAACGACTCGGATGGCACCCAAAAGAGCGATGCAGCTACTTCAAAACCCGACGGTAACAGCGAGTCAACCGCATCAGGCAAGCCGAAGAAAAAGCCATCGACTCAAAAAGCAGAGCGGGTGATTCGGTTGCAGTGCCATCACAACCATGATGAGCTGAAGGCGGGACAGCTCTGCCCAGAATGCGGTCATGGCCGGCTCTACATCTATCAGCCGGTGATACGGGTACGGATTCAGGGCGAGCCCCCTTTAAGTGCGGTCGAACATATTTTCGAGCGGCTGCGCTGCAATAGCTGTGGCGCCTACTTTACCGCGACCCCTACAGACGATTTTCAGCAAGATGGCGGCATGAATCAGCTCTATGGCTACAGCGCCCGGGCTATTATCGCGCTTCACCGCCACTTTGCCGGTCTGCCGCTTCACCGGCAGCAGACGCTACAGCAGATATTAGGGGTGCCACTGACTGCGTCGTCACTCTATGACCAGACCGAGTCTGTCGCCAATGATGGCTTCGTGGTATTTAAGGCACTCAAACAACGGGCTGCTGATGCGCCCCACTTCAATCTGGATGACACACCCAACCGGATTTTGAATCAGGGCACGATTCTG carries:
- a CDS encoding TIGR03986 family CRISPR-associated RAMP protein, encoding MVTRFWPWVPAYCHPFYWIFCNSRRTIVSDAPYNFVPLSNQIVIPLWGSDVSHTKPFADGISGVIPYTLEALTPIMVGGNQTGQAPATIHFYQESGHYAIPGSSIRGMLRSVLEIATFSRMALVDDQRKAFRDLQHDDYKDYLTNKNRKDAFEPLAKGGWLKFNAAENIWQITPCDYAKIDHHLLGMGNIKSLSMTEKYNLWRPKPLTVKFTPGRPDRHKHSKDKHGKDKYLYYIKAESFNSGSTDGTLVFTGSSPTKHMEFIFFNPTHSKITLEQKVMNDFLEIHKDRENWKYWKKHPEIPVFCLVDKNNPNRIASLGLAQMYQLPFANSTHELISHTKPEHIHFDENEFDFAQLLFGVDGKLKGRIDCLTAPLEGTEQWATQQQGVLSAPKSSYYPNYLTQTKRNPNNNLKTAMDEDATISGWKRYPVRDKESPVTHSPNGNLDTESKFTPLAKGSNFNGKIVFHNLLPIELGALFWALTWGQDPKLRHSLGLAKSFGFGQCRITINNDNLRIKPNHPQHQTQSIENYIQCFMVYMNHQLKKTTWQDSPQITHLLGMADPANAVKFEQHASLSHMELKDFTQNKKDKKSLPVYPTTALLHQPDIELVTECSDYLTKKREVPPEEAVALWIEEQIPIIKSETKNDSDLEAIRSVNMAKAWLLLEGDIKSDVLKNLQERWAQANTKPSKKASQIYNSGT
- the cas1 gene encoding CRISPR-associated endonuclease Cas1, with the translated sequence MPSSSLRPPPHLRWHRITAELVCNRARGSQQSLLSVFEAMMKQTSGQLARHFHCSKDHLATQLKIIFRLPHRYALKHLPIMNQHHRLEIRLFGSRGLAEQWCEQFCHLFYSEQVNNYHLLRLSELNTLAPDRLSLPHLPHTEVALEFFTPFFQRKGQREQIDLPLFITTLENRLGTLFNQPFDLSSVTEEVYLVPWYWRYEKHERQPKSQPGRQYLNGAVGRLYLKGNLQPLLRWLVLAEEVQLGSKLGFGLGHFELQPLSPPYFAPTLFNPATLNHITHDALERYDDAAEALAKIGDNNEQALVDTLLEQMRDTDHLAEPHTAYLLERPDHSPRQIERLHLHELTLHLHLNRLLQPIFNKLFTPDSIGYRKGYSRETAAKRIHQAIEAGYRFVVKADIHDFFPSIDLNRLTLLLERHIPAADSELLRLLQRALHTGYRLGGIIHERSNGLAQGSPLSPLLANLYLDEFDRALCTAHPTMRLIRYADDFICLVKEEFQTEQVLASAEAILADIGLTLAPEKSEIHPIQAGFRFLGIDFGADTNEEPPAPLLKKPLYVTTPGYFLGVTGDVLDIRHQGKLVESLPLHRISELIVLTHASFSTSMVRKCSELNIPIALTMQSGYHTLTITPDSGRYQQIAYQQAIKYHNMSDIDKLALAKSFACAKIATYRYLFRQRYRTGLNELLDKLSETIGSIEAAESVNAVRGYEGIAARACFAELNHHISNPEFHITKRERKNPDRINSLLNFGYYLLFSRINLTIKAMGLNPYLGFLHESGQRYETLSCDVEELFRARVDRLIIRLINLKTITEADFYEREGGGLRLSREATQRFVTHFEREMATPPRGGDESMGKLIHAQAVALRSFFTDDKPLLFFTWGSGWRL
- a CDS encoding transposase, whose translation is MIYLTEQTPVMIATAPADFRRGIDGFVALCQHQLGQQPRSGTVFAFINRSKTMIRLLVYENNGYWLMTKRLSKGKYRGWPRPAEPISAIKAQQLRQLLSNLVK